In one Populus nigra chromosome 12, ddPopNigr1.1, whole genome shotgun sequence genomic region, the following are encoded:
- the LOC133669864 gene encoding blue copper protein 1a-like, which translates to MASCRIFMIIAIVAVFVPSILATEHMVGDKTGWTLGFNYQTWAQGKAFYVGDTLVFKYTPGAHNVLSVNGTGFEECKAADDIVPLTTGNDEITLSTPGKKWYICSVPGHCESGNQKLFITVLPRLSSPATSPFPGPTDTSPSGAAGNIASTYYGLIAAIVGIFGMIMF; encoded by the exons ATGGCGTCTTGTAGGATATTCATGATCATCGCCATTGTTGCAGTCTTCGTTCCTTCAATCTTGGCAACAGAACATATGGTTGGTGACAAGACAGGTTGGACCCTAGGCTTTAATTATCAAACCTGGGCTCAGGGAAAAGCATTTTACGTGGGAGACACACTAG TTTTCAAGTATACGCCAGGAGCACACAATGTGTTGAGCGTTAATGGAACTGGATTCGAAGAGTGCAAGGCAGCTGATGATATTGTGCCCTTGACTACAGGAAATGATGAGATTACACTCTCAACTCCTGGGAAGAAATGGTACATTTGTAGTGTGCCCGGACACTGTGAGTCTGGGAACCAGAAACTTTTCATAACTGTGTTGCCTCGACTGTCATCTCCAGCAACATCACCTTTTCCAGGCCCAACTGACACCTCCCCATCCGGAGCAGCAGGCAACATTGCTTCTACATACTATGGGTTGATTGCGGCCATTGTAGGCATCTTTGGGATgatcatgttttaa